A window from Rhea pennata isolate bPtePen1 chromosome 1, bPtePen1.pri, whole genome shotgun sequence encodes these proteins:
- the RNF6 gene encoding E3 ubiquitin-protein ligase RNF6 isoform X1, with protein sequence MGRKRRRPRMHQNGSHKEHEKGWLGIIAMDHSRHRAGNGNEQASSRERSYGEEERQRQLERLGREEAYYQFINELNEEDYRLMRDRNLLGTPGEITAEELQQRLEGAKECLASQTDPENRDSEGRTTGDSDVLGESSNGDSLLEWLNTFRRTGNATRSGQSGNQTWRAVSRTNPNSGEFRFSLEININHERNNFETAGEEYVGIDSSRMYLDRRHQRSVSPVTTRTRSRTSREANSDASSTARTRSVRSSVTQSSEAASHPVSGRLRSRARESSGLYRTTTVRNSSTATGEQREMPERGTSTGLPRGRANVRMSTNQRLEILRLRSTLSSRSRSPLQRQDDTAHSEEHGQDRSTQQTNRSRRQTVQLSPQAAEEQARGNTQTSQLSSASPSLGITFEEEESSRPIAAVRRHPTITLDLQVRRIRPGENRDRDSIASRTRSRVGMAENTVTFESDSGGFRRTISRSERAGIRTYVSTIRIPLRRISETGLGEPSSVALRSILRQIMTGFGELSSLMETESNSEMQRGGHHLPGVHSEQSNSNLVNNSSDPSEISSRNGRAVEGSGETNGQSDVPQHYGRNNESQDNRQSQDANNLVENGTLPILRLAHFFLLNEDDDDERLRGLTKEQIDNLSTRNYGDINTENDISKTCSVCINEYVTGNKLRQLPCMHEFHIHCIDRWLSENSTCPICRQPVLGSNATDNG encoded by the exons atggggaggaaaaggaggagaccAAGGATGCATCAGAATGGATCCCACAAAGAACATGagaaag GGTGGCTTGGCATTATCGCCATGGATCATTCTCGGCACCGTGCAGGGAATGGCAATGAGCAGGCGTCTTCACGAGAACGCAGTTACGGTGAAGAGGAGAGACAACGACAGCTAGAGCGCCTCGGTAGGGAGGAGGCTTATTACCAATTCATTAATGAACTCAATGAGGAAGACTACAGGTTAATGAGAGACCGCAACCTGCTTGGCACTCCTG GAGAAATAACAGCAGAAGAGTTGCAGCAACGTTTGGAGGGGGCTAAGGAGTGTCTTGCATCACAGACTGATCCTGAAAACAGAGACAGTGAAGGCAGAACAACTGGAG attctgATGTTCTTGGAGAAAGCTCAAATGGTGACTCTTTGCTTGAATGGCTGAACACATTTCGTCGCACAGGAAATGCCACTCGCAGTGGACAGAGTGGGAACCAAACTTGGAGAGCTGTGAGTCGAACAAATCCAAACAGTGGGGAGTTCAGATTTAGTCTTGAAATCAACATAAATCATGAACGTAACAATTTTGAAACTGCTGGTGAAGAGTATGTGGGTATAGATAGTAGCAGAATGTATTTAGACAGAAGGCATCAAAGATCTGTCAGTCCAGTAACTACACGAACAAGGAGCAGGACCTCAAGAGAGGCAAACAGTGACGCTTCAAGCACTGCAAGGACCAGGTCTGTAAGAAGTTCAGTGACACAAAGCTCTGAAGCAGCCTCTCACCCAGTCTCTGGGAGGCTCAGAAGTAGAGCTAGGGAGTCGTCAGGCCTTTATAGAACAACTACTGTACGTAATAGTTCTACAGCTACTGGTGAACAAAGAGAAATGCCAGAAAGAGGTACTTCTACAGGACTTCCAAGAGGTAGAGCTAATGTTCGGATGAGTACAAACCAAAGACTGGAAATTCTGCGGTTAAGGTCTACTTTGAGTAGTCGAAGCCGCTCTCCGCTGCAACGACAAGATGACACTGCCCATTCTGAGGAGCATGGGCAAGATAGAAGTACACAACAAACCAACAGAAGTAGAAGACAGACGGTGCAACTTTCTCCACAGGCAGCCGAAGAACAAGCAAGGGGTAACACTCAGACTTCCCAACTGTCCAGTGCTTCCCCTTCCTTGGGAATAACTTTCGAAGAGGAGGAATCTAGTAGGCCAATAGCTGCTGTTAGAAGGCATCCAACAATTACATTAGATCTTCAGGTGAGAAGAATTCGTCCTGGAGAAAACAGAGATCGGGATAGTATTGCTAGTAGAACTCGTTCTAGAGTAGGAATGGCAGAAAACACTGTTACTTTTGAAAGTGACAGCGGGGGCTTTCGACGTACGATATCACGATCAGAACGTGCTGGTATTCGAACCTACGTTAGCACTATACGGATACCTCTTCGTCGGATTTCAGAAACTGGACTTGGTGAACCTTCGTCAGTGGCTCTTCGATCAATCCTTCGACAAATTATGACAGGTTTTGGAGAACTGAGTTCATTAATGGAGACAGAATCTAactcagaaatgcaaagaggTGGTCATCACTTACCAGGTGTGCACTCAGAGCAGAGTAACTCAAATTTGGTAAACAATAGCAGTGATCCAAGTGAGATTTCTTCTAGGAATGGGCGTGCTGTAGAAGGCAGCGGTGAAACAAATGGACAGAGCGATGTTCCTCAACATTATGGTCGCAATAATGAAAGTCAAGATAACAGACAGTCTCAAGATGCTAACAACCTAGTGGAAAATGGAACACTGCCCATTCTTCGACTTGCTCACTTCTTCTTGCTgaatgaagatgatgatgatgagcGTTTAAGAGGTTTAACCAAAGAACAGATTGACAATCTTTCTACCCGGAACTATGGGGATATTAACACTGAGAATGACATAAGTAAAACATGTAGTGTTTGCATTAATGAATATGTAACAGGAAATAAGCTAAGGCAGTTACCTTGCATGCATGAGTTTCATATTCATTGTATTGATCGCTGGCTTTCAGAAAATTCTACTTGCCCAATTTGTCGGCAGCCCGTATTAGGGTCTAACGCCACAGACAATGGCTAA
- the RNF6 gene encoding E3 ubiquitin-protein ligase RNF6 isoform X2 produces the protein MDHSRHRAGNGNEQASSRERSYGEEERQRQLERLGREEAYYQFINELNEEDYRLMRDRNLLGTPGEITAEELQQRLEGAKECLASQTDPENRDSEGRTTGDSDVLGESSNGDSLLEWLNTFRRTGNATRSGQSGNQTWRAVSRTNPNSGEFRFSLEININHERNNFETAGEEYVGIDSSRMYLDRRHQRSVSPVTTRTRSRTSREANSDASSTARTRSVRSSVTQSSEAASHPVSGRLRSRARESSGLYRTTTVRNSSTATGEQREMPERGTSTGLPRGRANVRMSTNQRLEILRLRSTLSSRSRSPLQRQDDTAHSEEHGQDRSTQQTNRSRRQTVQLSPQAAEEQARGNTQTSQLSSASPSLGITFEEEESSRPIAAVRRHPTITLDLQVRRIRPGENRDRDSIASRTRSRVGMAENTVTFESDSGGFRRTISRSERAGIRTYVSTIRIPLRRISETGLGEPSSVALRSILRQIMTGFGELSSLMETESNSEMQRGGHHLPGVHSEQSNSNLVNNSSDPSEISSRNGRAVEGSGETNGQSDVPQHYGRNNESQDNRQSQDANNLVENGTLPILRLAHFFLLNEDDDDERLRGLTKEQIDNLSTRNYGDINTENDISKTCSVCINEYVTGNKLRQLPCMHEFHIHCIDRWLSENSTCPICRQPVLGSNATDNG, from the exons ATGGATCATTCTCGGCACCGTGCAGGGAATGGCAATGAGCAGGCGTCTTCACGAGAACGCAGTTACGGTGAAGAGGAGAGACAACGACAGCTAGAGCGCCTCGGTAGGGAGGAGGCTTATTACCAATTCATTAATGAACTCAATGAGGAAGACTACAGGTTAATGAGAGACCGCAACCTGCTTGGCACTCCTG GAGAAATAACAGCAGAAGAGTTGCAGCAACGTTTGGAGGGGGCTAAGGAGTGTCTTGCATCACAGACTGATCCTGAAAACAGAGACAGTGAAGGCAGAACAACTGGAG attctgATGTTCTTGGAGAAAGCTCAAATGGTGACTCTTTGCTTGAATGGCTGAACACATTTCGTCGCACAGGAAATGCCACTCGCAGTGGACAGAGTGGGAACCAAACTTGGAGAGCTGTGAGTCGAACAAATCCAAACAGTGGGGAGTTCAGATTTAGTCTTGAAATCAACATAAATCATGAACGTAACAATTTTGAAACTGCTGGTGAAGAGTATGTGGGTATAGATAGTAGCAGAATGTATTTAGACAGAAGGCATCAAAGATCTGTCAGTCCAGTAACTACACGAACAAGGAGCAGGACCTCAAGAGAGGCAAACAGTGACGCTTCAAGCACTGCAAGGACCAGGTCTGTAAGAAGTTCAGTGACACAAAGCTCTGAAGCAGCCTCTCACCCAGTCTCTGGGAGGCTCAGAAGTAGAGCTAGGGAGTCGTCAGGCCTTTATAGAACAACTACTGTACGTAATAGTTCTACAGCTACTGGTGAACAAAGAGAAATGCCAGAAAGAGGTACTTCTACAGGACTTCCAAGAGGTAGAGCTAATGTTCGGATGAGTACAAACCAAAGACTGGAAATTCTGCGGTTAAGGTCTACTTTGAGTAGTCGAAGCCGCTCTCCGCTGCAACGACAAGATGACACTGCCCATTCTGAGGAGCATGGGCAAGATAGAAGTACACAACAAACCAACAGAAGTAGAAGACAGACGGTGCAACTTTCTCCACAGGCAGCCGAAGAACAAGCAAGGGGTAACACTCAGACTTCCCAACTGTCCAGTGCTTCCCCTTCCTTGGGAATAACTTTCGAAGAGGAGGAATCTAGTAGGCCAATAGCTGCTGTTAGAAGGCATCCAACAATTACATTAGATCTTCAGGTGAGAAGAATTCGTCCTGGAGAAAACAGAGATCGGGATAGTATTGCTAGTAGAACTCGTTCTAGAGTAGGAATGGCAGAAAACACTGTTACTTTTGAAAGTGACAGCGGGGGCTTTCGACGTACGATATCACGATCAGAACGTGCTGGTATTCGAACCTACGTTAGCACTATACGGATACCTCTTCGTCGGATTTCAGAAACTGGACTTGGTGAACCTTCGTCAGTGGCTCTTCGATCAATCCTTCGACAAATTATGACAGGTTTTGGAGAACTGAGTTCATTAATGGAGACAGAATCTAactcagaaatgcaaagaggTGGTCATCACTTACCAGGTGTGCACTCAGAGCAGAGTAACTCAAATTTGGTAAACAATAGCAGTGATCCAAGTGAGATTTCTTCTAGGAATGGGCGTGCTGTAGAAGGCAGCGGTGAAACAAATGGACAGAGCGATGTTCCTCAACATTATGGTCGCAATAATGAAAGTCAAGATAACAGACAGTCTCAAGATGCTAACAACCTAGTGGAAAATGGAACACTGCCCATTCTTCGACTTGCTCACTTCTTCTTGCTgaatgaagatgatgatgatgagcGTTTAAGAGGTTTAACCAAAGAACAGATTGACAATCTTTCTACCCGGAACTATGGGGATATTAACACTGAGAATGACATAAGTAAAACATGTAGTGTTTGCATTAATGAATATGTAACAGGAAATAAGCTAAGGCAGTTACCTTGCATGCATGAGTTTCATATTCATTGTATTGATCGCTGGCTTTCAGAAAATTCTACTTGCCCAATTTGTCGGCAGCCCGTATTAGGGTCTAACGCCACAGACAATGGCTAA